From the genome of Candidatus Binatia bacterium:
CTCGAAACTGGCGGTGCCGACGACGTTGTACTTGCTGGTGCCAAGCGAATCGATCATGCCGTGCACGGTGGCGACGCCGGCAATCCGGCTCTGCACTCCCCAGTCGTGCGTGTTCACGCCGCCGGTGCCGTAGTTGGCGGCGACTTCCATCGCGACGCGCCCGCCGGTGCTGTGACCGATCAGGATGACGTTGGTGGCCGGCGCGGGATAATACTTGTTGATCTCCTGCGCGAGGCGGTAGCGCCACTCGTACGCCGTCGTGCACGCATCACCCTGGTTGCTGGTCGTGCAACCCGGATCGCCGACCTCCCAGTCGTCCATGTAAAGAGGACCCTTGGAGTCGGAAGGGTGAGATGGCGACGGCGTCGCCGTGTAGAGGTTCGCGAAGTGGCGGTTGACGACGATGGTATCGCCGGGGTGTGCCGTCTGCCACGCGGAAATTCTCCCGGGCAAGTCCGCGCCGATGGCACCGTCGAGGTCCACGAGTGATCCGGCCGCGTTCTGCCTTTCGGTCTGGCAGTTCTTCACGCCGTGGACGTACAGAAGGTTGAGGGTGATCGTGCGAGCCGAGGCGGCGCCAGCCGACATCGCGACGAGTCCAGAAGCTGCGACGAGAGCCGCTGCTCCGCTTCGGGCCGTGATTTTGTTCATTTCGTAAGATTACCACACCCGGTCGCGGGGTGTCCTTACGAAACTCTTACGATTACGGACAGGACTCGACGAGCGGAGCTTGCACGCGCTGGCCGAGATCGAGGCGAAGGTGCGGCCCGACCTCGTGCATGCAGTTGACTACACCGCTGACCGTCGGCGTCGCGTCGCGGTAGGCGATGACGATTAACGTGGGAGCGTTGCGACATCCTTCGAGGACGCGGCGCATCATCACCATCGAATCTCCATCGGCGCGATCGACGTCGTCGAACAGCAGAAGCACCGGACGCGAAGCCGTAGCGGCGTACAGCGAGCGATTGACGGCCTGGAAAAGCCGTTCGCGCGACGGCTCGCTGCCGGCGTGCCACGCCGGTGACGCCCAGCGTCGGAGCGTGGGAACGATCGTCGCCAGCTCGTCGATGTAGTCGCCCATCGCGCCGGGAATCGACAGCGCGTTGTGGCGCGCAACGTAGGCGGAGATCACCTGAACCCACAGCGAGAACGGCTCGTCGCCGTCGGCGGGCGCAGCACGCAGCACTTCGAGATGGCGGCGCCGGCCCTCGGTGCCGAGACCTTCGAGCAGCGCAGTCTTGCCGGCGCCGGCCGGCCCGGTGACTTCGGCGGTACGCAACCGCGTAACCGCCAGATCCTCGACGATGGACAGCAGGGCGCCGAGTTCCGAATCGCGACCCGCGACGCTCGGCCTGGCGGCCGGAGACCATTCGGATTCGGCGTCGATGCGGGCGACGAAACGATAGCCGCGCCTGGCGACCGTCTGGATCGCCGTTGCGCCGTCACTCTCCAGCAAACGCCTTGCCCTGTGGACGCAGACGCTGAGCGCACCGTCCTGGACGATGCTGTCGGGCCAGAGCTCCTCGAGCAGCTCGTCCTTGGTAACGAGGCGGTCGCGGGACCGGATCAGGTACGAAATGAGGTCGAA
Proteins encoded in this window:
- a CDS encoding AAA family ATPase translates to MRLRFLGLELDDQRRELRREGSLLAVEPRVFDLISYLIRSRDRLVTKDELLEELWPDSIVQDGALSVCVHRARRLLESDGATAIQTVARRGYRFVARIDAESEWSPAARPSVAGRDSELGALLSIVEDLAVTRLRTAEVTGPAGAGKTALLEGLGTEGRRRHLEVLRAAPADGDEPFSLWVQVISAYVARHNALSIPGAMGDYIDELATIVPTLRRWASPAWHAGSEPSRERLFQAVNRSLYAATASRPVLLLFDDVDRADGDSMVMMRRVLEGCRNAPTLIVIAYRDATPTVSGVVNCMHEVGPHLRLDLGQRVQAPLVESCP